A single region of the Variovorax paradoxus genome encodes:
- the upp gene encoding uracil phosphoribosyltransferase, whose protein sequence is MSNVHLVDHPLVQHKLTLMRRKDASTNSFRRLLNEISMLMAYEVTRDMPMQDIEVETPLETMQAKVIDGKKLVLVSILRAGTGILDGMLTVVPGARVGHIGLYRDPKTLTAVEYYFKMPGEMENRDVIVVDPMLATGNSAVAAVERLKELNPKSIKFVCLLTCPEGVATMQKAHPDVPIYTAAIDRELNSHGYILPGLGDAGDRIFGTK, encoded by the coding sequence ATGAGCAACGTCCATCTCGTCGACCACCCCCTCGTCCAGCACAAGCTCACGCTGATGCGCCGCAAGGACGCTTCCACCAACAGCTTTCGGCGGCTGCTGAACGAAATCAGCATGCTCATGGCCTACGAGGTCACGCGCGACATGCCGATGCAGGACATCGAAGTGGAGACGCCGCTCGAGACCATGCAGGCCAAGGTCATCGATGGCAAGAAGCTGGTGCTGGTGTCCATCCTGCGCGCGGGCACCGGCATTCTGGACGGCATGCTCACGGTGGTGCCGGGCGCGCGCGTCGGCCACATCGGCCTGTACCGCGACCCCAAGACACTCACAGCCGTCGAGTACTACTTCAAGATGCCCGGCGAAATGGAGAACCGCGACGTGATCGTGGTCGACCCGATGCTGGCCACCGGCAACTCGGCCGTGGCGGCGGTGGAGCGCCTGAAAGAGCTCAACCCCAAGTCGATCAAGTTCGTCTGCCTGCTGACCTGCCCCGAAGGCGTGGCCACCATGCAGAAGGCCCACCCCGACGTGCCGATCTACACCGCCGCGATCGACCGCGAGTTGAACAGCCACGGCTACATCCTGCCAGGCCTGGGCGACGCGGGCGACCGCATATTTGGCACGAAGTAG
- a CDS encoding helicase HerA-like domain-containing protein, producing the protein MADPLLIARHDATECALLPSLANRHGLITGATGTGKTVTLQTIAEKLSSIGVPVFMADVKGDLTGMSQKGSIGEKMAATLKERGIELPEPAACPVTLWDVFSEQGHPVRATVSDMGPLLLGRMLDVNETQAGVLNLVFKIADDNGLLLLDLKDLRAMLQYVGENGSQFTTEYGNISAASVGAIQRGLLQIETQGGDKFFGEPMLNIADFMQTVGGKGVVNILAADKLMNSPRLYATFLLWMLSELFEQLPEIGDPDQPKLAFFFDEAHLLFNEAPKALIERIELVVRLVRSKGVGVYFVTQNPLDIPDSVLAQLGNRVQHALRAFTPRDQKAVKATATTMRQKPGLDIETAITELAVGEALVSFLDAKGRPSVTERVFVVPPGSQIGPVTAAQRQAVIANSLVAGVYEKTVDRESAYEKLKGRAETAPDAPAAKQGAKGAAESSEGGSSMLNDLLFGSTGPRGGKRDGLVQTMAKSAVRTMGTSVGKEILRGVLGGIFGAKKR; encoded by the coding sequence ATGGCCGACCCCCTCCTGATAGCCCGCCACGACGCCACCGAGTGCGCCCTGCTCCCCAGCCTGGCCAACCGCCACGGCCTGATCACCGGCGCCACCGGCACCGGCAAGACGGTCACCCTGCAGACCATTGCGGAAAAACTCTCGAGCATCGGCGTTCCGGTGTTCATGGCGGACGTCAAGGGCGACCTCACCGGCATGAGCCAGAAAGGCAGCATCGGCGAAAAGATGGCCGCCACGCTGAAGGAACGCGGCATCGAGCTGCCCGAACCGGCCGCCTGCCCCGTCACCCTGTGGGACGTGTTCAGCGAACAGGGCCATCCGGTACGGGCCACGGTGTCCGACATGGGCCCGCTGCTCCTGGGCCGCATGCTCGACGTGAACGAAACCCAGGCCGGCGTGCTGAACCTGGTGTTCAAGATTGCCGACGACAACGGCCTGCTGCTGCTCGACCTGAAGGACCTGCGCGCCATGCTGCAGTACGTGGGCGAGAACGGAAGCCAGTTCACCACCGAATACGGCAACATCAGCGCCGCCAGCGTGGGCGCCATCCAGCGCGGGCTGCTGCAGATCGAAACCCAGGGCGGCGACAAGTTCTTCGGCGAGCCGATGCTCAACATTGCCGACTTCATGCAAACCGTGGGCGGCAAGGGCGTGGTCAACATCCTGGCCGCGGACAAGCTCATGAACTCGCCGCGGCTGTACGCCACGTTCCTGCTCTGGATGCTGTCTGAATTGTTCGAGCAGCTGCCCGAAATCGGCGACCCCGACCAGCCCAAGCTGGCGTTCTTCTTCGACGAAGCCCACCTGCTGTTCAATGAGGCTCCCAAGGCGCTGATCGAACGTATCGAATTGGTGGTGCGGCTGGTGCGCTCCAAGGGCGTCGGCGTCTATTTCGTGACGCAGAACCCGCTCGACATACCCGATTCGGTGCTGGCCCAGTTGGGCAACCGGGTTCAGCATGCGCTGCGTGCGTTTACCCCGCGCGACCAGAAGGCCGTAAAGGCCACGGCCACCACCATGCGCCAGAAGCCGGGCCTGGACATCGAAACCGCAATTACCGAGCTTGCCGTCGGCGAGGCGCTGGTGAGCTTTCTCGACGCCAAGGGCCGCCCGAGCGTGACGGAGCGCGTGTTCGTAGTGCCGCCGGGCAGCCAGATCGGCCCTGTCACTGCCGCGCAGCGCCAGGCGGTGATCGCCAATTCGCTTGTCGCCGGGGTGTACGAGAAGACGGTGGACCGTGAATCGGCCTACGAGAAGCTCAAGGGCCGCGCCGAAACCGCGCCCGATGCACCGGCGGCCAAGCAGGGCGCCAAGGGGGCGGCCGAATCTTCCGAGGGGGGCAGCAGCATGCTGAACGACCTGCTCTTCGGTAGCACCGGCCCGCGCGGTGGCAAGCGCGACGGCCTGGTGCAGACGATGGCCAAGTCGGCCGTGCGCACCATGGGCACTTCGGTCGGCAAGGAAATTCTGCGCGGCGTTCTGGGCGGCATCTTCGGGGCCAAGAAGCGCTGA
- a CDS encoding phosphopantetheine-binding protein has protein sequence MSSTAQPPIPAVGDSPEQSPIEKELAVLLVNALNLEVAPEDIVPTDPLYGEGLGLDSIDILEVALEVSRRYGFQLRSDDERNQQIFQSLRTLATHVAQHRSAS, from the coding sequence TTGTCATCGACTGCTCAGCCCCCCATTCCCGCCGTTGGCGATTCACCTGAACAGTCGCCGATTGAAAAAGAGTTGGCCGTCTTGCTGGTGAACGCGCTCAATCTGGAAGTCGCCCCCGAAGACATCGTGCCGACCGACCCGCTTTACGGCGAAGGCCTGGGCCTCGATTCCATCGACATCCTCGAGGTTGCGCTCGAAGTGTCCCGGCGCTACGGCTTCCAGCTGCGCTCGGACGACGAGCGCAACCAGCAGATCTTCCAGTCGCTGCGCACGCTCGCGACCCACGTCGCCCAGCACCGCAGCGCCTCCTGA
- a CDS encoding DUF6152 family protein — MMQRRMFVAGSLSLTLPAWAHHGWSSFDQDRPLYLEGRATKVMWRNPHGELELELPENPTLPPDLKQRPLPKQSTAVDGPGLLAKAQLPTRRDRKWLVELAPLTRLQAWGVEEIKPGTPVAVLGFTFTGEKGEPVLRAEYLFVGGKAYGLRSSPA; from the coding sequence ATGATGCAAAGGCGCATGTTCGTTGCCGGTTCGCTGAGCCTGACCCTTCCTGCGTGGGCTCACCACGGCTGGAGCAGCTTCGACCAGGACCGCCCGCTCTACTTGGAGGGGCGTGCAACCAAGGTCATGTGGCGCAACCCGCACGGCGAGCTGGAACTGGAACTGCCCGAGAACCCGACGCTGCCGCCCGACCTGAAGCAGCGCCCGCTGCCCAAGCAGAGCACGGCGGTCGACGGCCCCGGGCTGCTGGCCAAGGCGCAATTGCCGACCCGGCGCGACCGCAAGTGGCTTGTCGAGCTGGCACCCCTTACGCGACTGCAGGCCTGGGGCGTCGAAGAGATCAAGCCCGGCACGCCCGTTGCGGTACTGGGCTTCACTTTCACCGGCGAAAAAGGCGAGCCGGTGCTGCGCGCCGAATACCTGTTCGTCGGCGGCAAGGCCTACGGACTGCGCTCCTCGCCCGCTTGA
- a CDS encoding AMP-binding protein, with the protein MTAEIRLLPLIANRDLDAPLAWRAGVPVSTRQFLADVARFAPVLPAEGRAVNLCVDRYAFAVSLAAALVRGHASLLPPDARPDTLARLLESGGANLFALTDDAGLATPGMPRVLIEDRSSPEGGIGLEVPAVSSGMHAVSLLTSGSTGVPQPHAKRWETLVGDVAVAVERLASLLGRPSLAGLTLVATVPVQHSYGLESSVLLAMLGGAAFESGRPFFPADVVKTLASVPRPRALVTTPFHLKTLLLSGIELPPVDLILSATAPLSPQLAAQAEQALGGVLIEIYGSTESGQVASRRTTQSEVWENFGSIRVHAEPGEGEGPERFIFSGDFLPEPTPMADVLELLDARRFRLFGRANDLIHVAGRRSSLAHLNYHLNSIAGVEDGAFWLPDEVADGVVRPVAFVVAPTLSAGEVIAALRQRLEPVFVPRRVVQVKSFPREGTGKLTVRALREFALAQLAGDDTPVGIAHAVPADHPAFAGHFPGQPLLPGALILAEVMEAVQRVPALVARLGTHPTLAAAKFLAPVRPGSMLSIELQPEAGAARGVRFDVRCDGVVAVTGRWTAAPGSA; encoded by the coding sequence GTGACCGCCGAAATCCGCCTGCTGCCGCTCATCGCCAACCGGGACCTCGACGCGCCCCTGGCGTGGCGCGCCGGCGTCCCAGTGAGCACGCGGCAGTTCCTGGCCGACGTGGCCCGGTTCGCGCCGGTGCTGCCTGCAGAGGGCAGGGCGGTCAACCTGTGCGTCGACCGCTACGCCTTTGCCGTCAGCCTGGCGGCTGCGCTGGTGCGCGGCCATGCAAGCCTCTTGCCACCCGACGCCCGGCCCGACACGCTCGCGCGGCTGCTCGAATCCGGCGGAGCGAATCTTTTCGCGCTGACCGACGATGCCGGCCTGGCCACCCCCGGCATGCCGCGCGTGCTGATCGAAGACCGGTCCAGCCCCGAAGGCGGCATCGGTCTCGAGGTGCCGGCCGTCAGCAGCGGCATGCATGCCGTGAGCCTGCTGACCTCCGGTTCCACGGGCGTGCCCCAGCCGCACGCCAAGCGATGGGAAACACTGGTCGGCGATGTGGCCGTGGCGGTGGAACGGCTCGCCAGCCTGCTCGGGCGGCCATCGCTTGCCGGCCTGACGCTGGTCGCGACCGTGCCGGTTCAGCACAGCTATGGGTTGGAATCGTCGGTGCTGCTGGCCATGCTGGGCGGTGCCGCGTTCGAAAGCGGAAGGCCGTTCTTTCCGGCCGACGTGGTGAAAACGCTGGCCTCGGTGCCGCGCCCCCGTGCGCTGGTCACCACGCCTTTCCACTTGAAGACCCTGCTGCTCTCGGGCATCGAGTTGCCGCCGGTCGACCTGATTCTTTCGGCCACCGCGCCGCTTTCGCCGCAACTGGCAGCCCAGGCCGAGCAGGCGCTCGGCGGCGTGCTGATCGAAATCTACGGCAGCACCGAGTCCGGCCAGGTCGCCAGCCGCCGCACGACGCAAAGCGAGGTCTGGGAGAACTTCGGCAGCATTCGCGTGCATGCGGAACCGGGCGAGGGCGAGGGACCCGAGCGCTTCATTTTCAGCGGCGACTTCCTGCCCGAGCCCACGCCCATGGCCGATGTGCTCGAACTGCTCGATGCGCGCCGCTTCCGGCTGTTCGGCCGGGCCAACGACCTGATTCACGTGGCCGGGCGTCGCAGTTCGCTTGCGCATCTGAACTATCACCTCAACAGCATCGCCGGCGTTGAAGACGGCGCGTTCTGGCTCCCCGACGAAGTGGCCGACGGCGTGGTGCGCCCCGTGGCTTTCGTGGTGGCGCCCACGCTCTCGGCCGGCGAAGTCATCGCGGCGCTGCGGCAGCGGCTGGAGCCGGTGTTCGTTCCGCGGCGGGTGGTGCAAGTCAAGTCCTTTCCGCGCGAAGGCACCGGCAAGCTCACCGTGCGCGCGCTGCGCGAATTCGCGCTTGCGCAGCTGGCCGGGGACGACACCCCGGTGGGAATTGCCCACGCGGTACCCGCCGATCATCCGGCCTTTGCGGGCCACTTTCCCGGTCAGCCGCTGCTCCCGGGAGCGCTGATACTGGCCGAGGTCATGGAGGCCGTGCAGCGAGTGCCGGCACTGGTTGCCCGCCTTGGCACGCACCCCACCCTCGCCGCTGCCAAGTTTCTTGCACCCGTGCGGCCGGGGAGCATGCTCTCCATCGAACTGCAACCCGAAGCCGGCGCCGCGCGCGGCGTGCGTTTCGACGTGCGCTGCGACGGCGTGGTGGCTGTCACCGGCCGCTGGACCGCGGCGCCAGGCTCCGCGTGA
- a CDS encoding sigma-70 family RNA polymerase sigma factor: protein MSDAEAALRSLFLRGLAGDAAAYREFLQKLSAHLRAFLGKRLFGWPDEVEDLVQECLLAMHNQRHTYQSDQPLTAWVHAIARYKMIDLLRAKSVREALHDPLDDDLAVFAESAIDASDARRDISGLLQTLPERQRLPIVHVKLEGLSVAETASLTGMSESAVKVGIHRGLKALAARLRSKTP from the coding sequence ATGAGCGACGCCGAGGCGGCGCTGCGGAGCCTGTTCCTGCGCGGCCTTGCCGGCGACGCAGCGGCTTACCGCGAATTCCTGCAAAAACTCAGCGCGCACTTGCGCGCTTTTCTGGGCAAGCGCCTTTTCGGCTGGCCCGACGAAGTGGAAGACCTTGTCCAGGAATGCCTGCTCGCCATGCACAACCAGCGCCATACCTACCAGAGCGACCAGCCGCTGACGGCCTGGGTGCATGCGATTGCGCGCTACAAGATGATCGACCTGCTGCGTGCCAAGTCGGTGCGCGAAGCGTTGCATGACCCGCTGGACGATGACCTGGCCGTGTTCGCCGAGTCGGCCATCGACGCCAGCGATGCCCGCCGCGACATCAGCGGCCTGCTTCAGACCCTGCCGGAGCGCCAGCGCCTGCCGATCGTGCATGTGAAGCTCGAAGGCCTTTCGGTGGCCGAGACGGCGAGCCTTACCGGCATGTCGGAATCGGCCGTGAAGGTCGGCATTCACCGCGGCCTGAAGGCGCTCGCGGCCAGACTCAGGAGCAAGACACCATGA
- a CDS encoding BMP family protein yields MTARRQLIIRSAAIAAALAAGAPGLALAQAKLKVAAVYTVPFEQQWVGRIHKALKAAEARGEIEYKATENVSNADYERVMREYATGGNQLILGEVFGVEAAARKVAKDFPKVAFLMGSSLKPQAPNFSVFDNYIQEPAYLSGMVAGGMTKSNRIGMVGGFPIPEVNRLMNAFMAGAKETNPKVEFSVSFINSWFDPPKAKEAAFAMIDKGADVMYAERFGVSDAAKEKGKLAIGNVIDTQAQYPDTVVASALWNFEPSADRAIKLVKEGKFAAEDYGPYSMMKHKGSELAPLGTFEKKVPADIIAKVKAKQADILAGKVTIKVDDSQPKSTAK; encoded by the coding sequence GTGACAGCACGCCGTCAGTTGATCATTCGTTCCGCTGCCATTGCCGCGGCCCTTGCGGCGGGCGCGCCCGGGCTGGCGCTGGCGCAGGCCAAGCTGAAGGTGGCGGCGGTGTACACCGTGCCCTTCGAGCAGCAATGGGTGGGCCGCATCCACAAGGCGCTCAAGGCGGCCGAGGCGCGCGGCGAGATCGAATACAAGGCGACCGAGAACGTCAGCAATGCCGACTACGAGCGCGTGATGCGCGAGTACGCCACGGGCGGCAACCAGCTGATCTTGGGCGAAGTGTTCGGCGTGGAAGCGGCGGCGCGCAAGGTGGCCAAGGACTTTCCCAAGGTCGCCTTCCTGATGGGCTCGTCGCTCAAGCCGCAGGCGCCCAACTTCAGCGTGTTCGACAACTACATCCAGGAGCCGGCCTACCTGAGCGGCATGGTGGCCGGCGGCATGACCAAGAGCAACCGCATCGGCATGGTCGGCGGCTTTCCGATTCCCGAAGTGAACCGGCTCATGAACGCGTTCATGGCCGGCGCGAAGGAAACCAACCCCAAGGTCGAGTTCAGCGTGAGCTTCATCAACAGCTGGTTCGACCCGCCGAAGGCCAAGGAAGCGGCTTTCGCGATGATCGACAAGGGCGCGGACGTGATGTACGCCGAGCGCTTCGGCGTCTCCGACGCAGCCAAGGAAAAAGGCAAGCTTGCCATTGGCAACGTGATCGACACGCAGGCGCAGTACCCGGACACGGTGGTTGCCTCGGCCCTGTGGAACTTCGAGCCGTCGGCCGACCGCGCGATCAAGCTCGTGAAGGAAGGCAAGTTTGCTGCCGAGGACTACGGCCCTTATTCGATGATGAAGCACAAGGGCTCGGAGCTCGCGCCGCTCGGCACTTTCGAGAAGAAGGTACCCGCCGACATCATTGCCAAGGTCAAGGCGAAGCAGGCCGACATCCTGGCAGGCAAGGTCACCATCAAGGTCGACGACTCCCAGCCCAAATCGACCGCCAAGTGA
- a CDS encoding URC4/urg3 family protein, with amino-acid sequence MSDNKEHGNNYLPADGSGNLPAGSAGNIDPATEFAPDTSRPAGAATLLRTTGAIRERAAALLARARSGESRWFRIGGDDAADDAARAVAEVTRERYPWDTIPYHSRWRHFEAGGVDRLKQLDALLGDRIDARQRARAHIDLVLVSVLLDAGAGPNWHYTEPATGQRFTRSEGLGVASFHAFTSGLFSSNPDHPLQADAAGLRGLVTDRLGDAFQVSDVNPLVGLAGRAVLLRRLGEAMSEQPETFGDDGRPAGMFDALVAPFGAAAPPTAEITAHQILSLLLETLSRIWPSANSIDSIAVDGSDTTGGIGSSDPALALGDCWRHSAVRGPGLTNGWMPFHKLSQWLTYSLLEPFEWAGVKVRQLDALTALPEYRNGGLLIDSGVIVPKDPASLSRVWKAGDEFIVEWRALTVALLDELAPRVRKMLDRTEEELPLACVLEGGTWAAGRVLAQRLRDGAPPLLIESDGTVF; translated from the coding sequence ATGAGCGACAACAAGGAACACGGCAACAACTACCTGCCCGCGGACGGATCGGGCAACCTGCCGGCCGGTAGCGCGGGCAACATCGATCCGGCGACCGAATTCGCGCCCGACACCAGCCGCCCCGCGGGCGCCGCCACCCTCTTGCGCACCACCGGCGCCATTCGCGAGCGCGCGGCCGCACTGCTCGCTCGCGCACGCAGCGGGGAGTCGCGATGGTTTCGCATCGGCGGCGACGATGCGGCGGATGACGCGGCCCGCGCCGTGGCCGAGGTCACGCGCGAGCGCTACCCATGGGACACCATTCCGTATCACAGCCGCTGGCGCCACTTCGAGGCCGGCGGCGTCGACCGGCTGAAGCAGCTCGACGCACTGCTCGGCGACCGCATCGACGCCCGGCAGCGTGCCCGCGCGCACATCGACCTGGTGCTGGTGAGCGTGCTGCTCGATGCCGGCGCCGGCCCCAACTGGCACTACACCGAGCCGGCCACGGGCCAGCGCTTCACGCGCTCCGAAGGCCTGGGGGTGGCGAGCTTCCATGCCTTCACGAGCGGGCTTTTTTCGTCCAACCCCGATCATCCGCTGCAAGCCGATGCAGCCGGATTGCGCGGGTTGGTCACCGACAGGCTCGGCGACGCTTTTCAGGTGAGCGACGTCAACCCTCTGGTGGGCCTTGCCGGCCGCGCCGTGTTGCTGCGCCGGCTGGGCGAAGCAATGAGCGAACAGCCCGAAACCTTCGGCGACGATGGCCGGCCGGCCGGCATGTTCGACGCGCTGGTCGCCCCTTTTGGCGCTGCCGCACCGCCCACCGCAGAAATCACCGCGCACCAGATCCTCTCGCTGCTGCTCGAAACGCTCTCGCGCATCTGGCCCTCGGCCAACTCCATCGACAGCATTGCCGTCGACGGCAGCGACACAACGGGCGGCATCGGTTCGAGCGACCCGGCCCTTGCGCTTGGCGACTGCTGGCGCCACAGCGCGGTGCGCGGGCCCGGCCTCACCAACGGTTGGATGCCGTTCCACAAGCTCTCGCAGTGGCTGACCTATTCGCTGCTCGAACCTTTCGAGTGGGCCGGCGTGAAGGTGCGCCAGCTCGATGCGCTCACGGCCCTGCCCGAATACCGAAACGGCGGCCTGCTGATCGACAGCGGCGTGATCGTGCCCAAAGACCCTGCCTCTCTTTCGCGCGTGTGGAAGGCCGGGGACGAGTTCATCGTCGAATGGCGCGCGCTCACCGTGGCGCTGCTCGACGAGTTGGCGCCCCGCGTGCGCAAGATGCTCGACCGCACCGAAGAAGAACTGCCGCTGGCCTGCGTGCTCGAAGGCGGCACCTGGGCGGCAGGCCGTGTGCTGGCACAGCGCTTGCGTGACGGAGCACCGCCGCTCCTGATCGAAAGCGACGGCACCGTCTTTTAG
- a CDS encoding acyl-CoA synthetase → MKHTEAETHAVKEASQTGQRGDWARTPERSNMLALRFICMMALVFGRHVTRLLLPPISLYFLLFAPTPRRHIKRYLFRAIGPRAGWIDGYRLLHAFASTVLDRVYFLRGRMDLFDVKVKGNLPLETEALQGRGAFLLGAHVGSFEALGACKHHSQHKQELRLAMLMYPDNAQRITAILNAISLPEARPHVIALGRPHSMLALRDWLDHGGLGGMLADRTLPGSEDQPAQQRGNNIVLPFLGQPASFNDGPFRLAALLRRKVFFMAGLYGGGARYDVQFDLLADFSERASDPAERERRIRAAVEAYVAHLEALCRAYPYNWFNFHDFWLEDSV, encoded by the coding sequence ATGAAGCACACCGAAGCCGAGACGCACGCCGTGAAAGAGGCGTCGCAGACGGGGCAGCGCGGCGACTGGGCGCGCACGCCGGAGCGCAGCAACATGCTGGCCCTGCGCTTCATCTGCATGATGGCGCTGGTTTTCGGGCGCCACGTCACGCGGCTGCTGCTGCCGCCGATCAGCCTTTACTTTCTGCTGTTCGCGCCTACGCCGCGCCGCCACATCAAGCGCTACCTGTTCAGGGCCATCGGCCCGCGTGCGGGGTGGATCGACGGCTATCGGCTGCTGCACGCCTTTGCCTCGACGGTGCTCGACCGCGTGTACTTCCTGCGCGGGCGCATGGATCTGTTCGACGTGAAGGTCAAGGGCAACCTGCCGCTGGAGACCGAGGCGCTGCAGGGGCGGGGCGCTTTCTTGCTGGGCGCGCACGTCGGCAGCTTCGAGGCGCTGGGCGCCTGCAAGCACCACAGCCAGCACAAGCAGGAGCTGCGGCTCGCGATGCTGATGTACCCCGACAACGCGCAGCGCATCACGGCCATTCTGAACGCCATCAGCCTGCCCGAGGCGCGGCCCCACGTGATCGCGCTGGGCCGGCCGCATTCGATGCTCGCCCTGCGCGACTGGCTCGACCATGGCGGTCTTGGCGGCATGCTGGCCGACCGCACGCTGCCGGGCAGCGAGGACCAGCCCGCGCAGCAGCGCGGCAACAACATCGTGCTGCCTTTTTTGGGCCAGCCGGCCAGCTTCAACGACGGCCCGTTCCGCCTTGCGGCGCTGCTGCGGCGCAAGGTGTTCTTCATGGCCGGCCTCTACGGCGGCGGTGCGCGCTACGATGTCCAGTTCGACCTGCTGGCCGACTTCAGCGAACGCGCATCCGACCCCGCCGAGCGGGAACGCCGCATCCGCGCGGCGGTCGAAGCCTACGTGGCGCACCTCGAAGCGCTGTGCCGCGCCTACCCCTACAACTGGTTCAATTTTCATGATTTCTGGCTCGAAGATTCGGTTTGA
- a CDS encoding GTP cyclohydrolase II → MSADSTATRSSISAPPATLGIPADPAISVSPLPPLHASSSTGHIRLTSHAGGFGALPIRWAAATAVERGPVVGTTTKRAHRNVIGTHSGSYSVYRALAVAAGALKREHKADLTNTAPTDVIGPYPQWSEPGRIVSLDPWGALVADVFSAELAAGYDIRPTIAITKAHVILPEVIEALQSGRLKADGHFLTTGGAAMVTKAAIEPVWYLPEVARRFGCSETDLRRTLFEETGGMYPELVTRSDLEVFLPPIGGQTLYIFGNPRDLANPEVELTARIHDECNGSDVFGSDICTCRPYLTHAIEECIQGAQRGGVGLIAYSRKEGRALGEVTKFLVYNARKRQVGGDTADQYFARTECVAGVQDMRFQELMPDVFHWLGIKKIHRLVSMSNMKFDAITGSGIEIGERVNIPDELIPADARVEMDAKMAAGYFTPGPVPTAEELKKAKGRGLSE, encoded by the coding sequence ATGTCCGCAGATAGCACAGCGACCCGTTCCTCCATCTCGGCGCCTCCCGCGACCCTTGGCATTCCCGCGGATCCGGCGATCTCCGTCTCCCCCCTTCCCCCGCTCCACGCTTCCTCGTCGACCGGCCATATCCGGCTGACCTCCCACGCCGGTGGCTTTGGTGCGCTGCCCATCCGATGGGCCGCCGCCACCGCCGTCGAGCGCGGGCCGGTGGTGGGCACCACCACCAAGCGGGCGCACCGCAATGTCATCGGCACGCACAGCGGCTCCTACAGTGTCTACCGCGCGCTTGCCGTGGCGGCAGGGGCGCTCAAGCGCGAGCACAAGGCCGACCTCACCAACACCGCGCCCACCGACGTCATCGGCCCCTATCCGCAATGGAGCGAGCCGGGCCGCATCGTTTCGCTCGACCCCTGGGGCGCGCTGGTGGCCGATGTGTTCTCCGCCGAGCTTGCGGCCGGCTACGACATTCGCCCGACCATCGCCATCACCAAGGCGCACGTGATCCTGCCCGAGGTGATCGAGGCGCTGCAAAGCGGGCGGCTCAAGGCCGACGGCCACTTTCTTACCACCGGCGGCGCCGCCATGGTCACCAAGGCCGCCATCGAACCCGTGTGGTACCTGCCCGAAGTGGCGCGGCGCTTCGGCTGCTCCGAGACCGACCTGCGCCGCACGCTGTTCGAGGAAACGGGCGGCATGTACCCCGAGCTCGTCACGCGCTCCGACCTCGAAGTGTTCCTGCCGCCCATCGGCGGGCAGACGCTCTACATCTTCGGCAACCCGCGCGACCTGGCCAATCCGGAGGTCGAGCTCACGGCGCGCATTCACGACGAGTGCAACGGCTCCGACGTGTTCGGCTCCGACATCTGCACCTGCCGCCCCTATCTCACGCATGCCATCGAAGAGTGCATTCAGGGCGCGCAGCGCGGCGGCGTGGGCCTCATCGCCTATTCGCGCAAAGAGGGCCGCGCGCTCGGCGAGGTCACCAAGTTCCTCGTCTACAACGCACGCAAGCGCCAGGTGGGCGGCGACACGGCCGACCAGTATTTCGCACGCACAGAGTGCGTTGCCGGGGTGCAGGACATGCGCTTCCAGGAGCTGATGCCCGACGTCTTCCACTGGCTCGGCATCAAGAAAATCCATCGGCTCGTGTCGATGAGCAACATGAAGTTCGACGCGATCACCGGCTCGGGCATCGAGATCGGCGAGCGCGTGAACATTCCGGACGAACTGATTCCGGCCGACGCCCGAGTCGAAATGGACGCGAAGATGGCCGCCGGCTACTTCACGCCCGGCCCGGTGCCGACCGCCGAAGAACTCAAGAAGGCCAAGGGCCGGGGATTGAGCGAATGA
- a CDS encoding NrsF family protein has product MKTDDLVAMLATGAAPAPRRAAGRRLALAVLAGVPLSFAILLTEYGVRRDLVQAMFWPMFWVKVLFPLCIAAAAFVAVQRLARPGVPVRRAWIGIAVPVLVVWVLAAMSWFNAPPEERMPLLMGESWRICAASIGLMALPVFAAALVALKGLAPTRPALAGAAAGGLAGGVGAAVYALHCMELTAPFLAVWYISGIAVPVVLGAVLGPRLLRW; this is encoded by the coding sequence ATGAAAACCGACGATCTCGTGGCCATGCTGGCCACCGGTGCCGCGCCCGCGCCGCGCCGCGCCGCCGGGCGGCGCCTGGCACTTGCCGTGCTGGCCGGCGTGCCGCTGTCGTTCGCCATTCTGCTCACCGAATACGGTGTTCGCCGCGATCTGGTGCAGGCCATGTTCTGGCCGATGTTCTGGGTCAAGGTGCTGTTTCCGCTGTGCATTGCGGCGGCGGCCTTCGTGGCGGTGCAGCGCCTCGCACGCCCGGGCGTTCCGGTACGGCGCGCCTGGATCGGCATTGCCGTGCCGGTGCTCGTGGTGTGGGTGCTGGCGGCCATGTCGTGGTTCAACGCTCCGCCCGAAGAACGCATGCCGCTGCTCATGGGCGAGTCGTGGCGCATCTGCGCGGCCAGCATCGGGCTCATGGCGCTGCCCGTCTTTGCGGCGGCGCTCGTGGCGTTGAAGGGGCTGGCGCCCACGCGGCCGGCCTTGGCGGGCGCGGCAGCCGGCGGGCTGGCGGGCGGGGTGGGTGCCGCCGTCTACGCGCTGCACTGCATGGAGCTGACGGCACCGTTCCTTGCGGTCTGGTACATCAGCGGCATTGCGGTGCCGGTGGTGCTGGGCGCAGTGCTGGGGCCGCGTCTGCTGCGCTGGTAG